Genomic segment of Acidobacteriota bacterium:
GGCCGATGGCGTCGAGAACTCGCCGGCCACCCATATTGGTGAACTCCCAGCCGCCGTGAACCGGTCCATAGACGGCGAGTTGCCAGACCGGATCGGCGGCGCCGTCGTAAAGCTCCCGATTGCGTTGGGCGACCTCCTGCGGACTGGGGGAGGCGCGAAAGGCGGCGGAATCGCCGCTCACGCCGCCCCGCTGGCCTGCAGGTAGTCGGCGACCAGTGGCGGGAAGGCCATCAGGATCGGGGGATCCGTCACCAGCGAACGGCGCATCTGGAGCTTCACCGGCTGCGAGACGCTGCCGTTCTCGACCTTCAGCCCACACTTGATGTTCTCGGCCCGCAGGGCGTCCTGCCCGAGGAGGAAGCTCTCCTGGCTGGCGCCGAGATCGAACGCCGCCGAGCAGACGAAGTATTGACCGTCTTCGAGCCTCTGGGTGATGCCGAAGCCGAGCGCCGTCTGGGAAATGCTGCAGGCCAACGGGCTGCCTTGGGGAATCGGCTTTGGGAAAAGGCCGACGAAGGCGACTCCGGAGAAGTCGTCGGGGACGTCGAAGAAGCCGTGCACGGCGGAATCATCGGCCGGCTCGAGTTGCTCCATCAGATAGTTGCGCAGCTGGTTCGCCATCTCGGCTCCGGCACCTTCGGCGAGCGAGCGGAAGCGCCGAGGGGGCACTCCGACGAGCTCCGTGAAGCGCCGGGTGAAGGTACCGAGGCTGTTGTAGCCGACTTCGAAACAGATGTCGGTGACGCTCTGCTGGGTGGTGAGGAGGAGGCGTTTGGCCTCCTGCAAGCGGAGCGCCCAGAAGAACTGCGCCGGCGGTATGCCGGTGAGCTGTCGGAAGACGCGCACGAAGTGATAGGAACTCATGATGCCCACTTCGGCCATCTCATCGAGGGAGAAGCTCTCGTAGAGCCGCTCGTGCATCGTTTCGATGACGCGCTCCGTGGCGCGGCGATAGGAGTCCTCGGTGTCCCCTCGCCAAGCGCTCGAGGAGTGCTCGATTCCGTCGTTATGGGTGCCAGATGAGTCGCGATCCATGATGCCTAGATGATGATCGGCCAGGAGTTCGACATCGATGTTAGGTCCTCGTGCGCGGTGAAGAAGTATGCCGCTGGGGGGCACCCTTCTCGAGTCAATAGAATTCAGTACGTCAATGGAGCCGCGAAGGCTCCGCTATCGATGAGTGCCGAACCAGGGGAGAATCGTTGCTCCGCGAGTTCCGCATCGCGAAGTCTGTGGGTTCGCTCCACATTGGGATCGAACCGAGCGATTCCGCGGTCCTATCGGCACCACGAATGACTGTGAGTTTTGCCACCGATAAGGAGGGTATCGAGTCGGGGCCTTCCCGCCTATAGATCGAGCGGCTCAAAATCGGTTCAACCGATGGCGGGCATGAATCTTGACGTCTCGGCCTAGAGCCGCATCAGAACCCATTTGATTCCAGGCTTTGGTATTTTCGTAGATTTAACGAGTTCAACTAGTCGTTTTTTTTGAGCAAGTTAGGTCCCGATTCGAAGGCTTGCATCATTCCCTACGATACTCTCGAACATGAATCTTTTTTAGTCCAAAGGTTCTATTGCTAGAGACGGGGGGACACGGTAGAAAACAGGGAACCGATGACTAGCCAAGAGACCTTCGACGCCGTTTCAGAAGTGCCGAATCTCGGCGTCTCCGAGAGCACTGAGAGGGTGTGTCGACGGGGGGATCTCCGGTCCGAGAATTGCTCTTGCGGGAAGGTTTCCTGATGAATCCCGTACGGCTCTTCCTGGTTCACGAGAATCCTCTTCATCGAGAGGCCCTTTCGCGCTCTCTCGAAGCCCATGCGGAGGTCGAGCTGATCGGCTCCCTGTCCCGTTCTCAGGTCGCCAACGAACGACTGCGGCGCGATGGCGTCGATCTGGTGTTGGTGGATGCCAGTATCGAGCAGGAGGCGGCCCTCGAGGTGACGCGAAACCTGCGCCGGCGGTTCCCGGGATTGCGCCTGTTACCCCTCGGGCTCGAGGGCGGTGCCGACGTGGTGCGCTTCATCGAGGCCGGTGCCAATGGCTATCTGCTGCAGGATGCCTCCCTCGCCGAGCTGATTCGCACCGCCGTCGACGTCTACCGGGGTCGCCCTCCCTGCTCGTCCCGCGTCGCCGACATGGTGCGACTGCGGATCGTCGAGCTGAGCCGCTCGGCGCCGCGGCTGCGGGCGCCGACGGTAGCGCTGACCAAGCGGGAAAACGAGATTCTCGAGCAGGTCGCCGATGGGCTCGGCAATCAGGAAATCGCCCTCGAGCTCGGCATCGCCCTGGCCACGGTCAAGAACCATGTGCACCGGATCCTCGACAAGCTCGGCGCGCGTAGCCGGCGCGAAGCGGTTCGGGTGGCCTTCGAGAACGGCCTGCTCAAGGGCGTCGCTCGGCTGCGGCCGCGGCGCCGGCCTCCGGCTTCCTGACGCCAGTCGTAGGGACGGTCCCTAAATCCGTAAGGCCGTGCGGCGCAATCGCGGACGCAGCCAGCGCTTGAGCTGCGCCTTTCTCACCGCCTCGGCGCGGTCCGTGGCCTCGAGCTTCTCGAGCACGCGGTGGACGTGGTTCTTGATGGTGAAGGGCGAGAGGTAGAGGCGAGCCGCGATCTCCTTGTTGCTCAGGCCATCGGCGATGAGCTCCAGCACCTCCATCTCACGTGGCGTCAGGGTGAGCGCTTCGAGGCGCTCTTTGCGGCGCTGCTCCCGCACCAGATCGGCGAGCTGACCGAACATGATGTTGGCGACATAGGGCGAGCAGAAGGTCTCGCCGCGGAGCGCCATGTCGATCGCCTTGATCAGCTCGGCGAAGGAGGCGTCCTTGAGCACCCACCCGTGGGTTCCGGCATCGACACAGCGCAGGATGAAGTCTTCCGACTCGGGGAGGCCGATGGCCAGGACGGTCAGGGTGGGATGGTCCTGGGTGAGGAGGACCAGCTCATCGAAGGTCTCGTCCTGGGCTTGTCCCAGATCTGCGAGCAGCAGGTCAGGGCAAGCTTCATCTTCGATGCGTTGGCGAGCAGCCGCCAAATCGGCCACCTGGTCGACTTCGCGGTAGCGCTTCTCGTCGGCGAGGAGTGACACCAGGCATTCGCGGAATACCGCAGTGCCACCGGCCAAAAGTAGGCGAGTGTCAGTGCTCATGGGGACTCCTCCAAGGCCTGCAAAGGAACGCAAAACCCCTCGGCGAGCCGGGGGAAGGTCCCAAGGGTACCAGGTTGTAGCGCCTCGGTTCGGATCAGGACCAGAACTTGCCCTCCGCCATCAGGTCGCGAGCGGCGAGGGCGGCGGTCGTGCCCTGCTCGACCAGCCGGCGGCGGTCGGTGCCGGTGGCGTCGACCGCCTGGCGATAGGCCTCCTGGGTCTCGCGCAGCTTCTTGATCGCGTCGAGGTGGAGATTGCGCTCGCGCAACACCTGGATGGCGTCCTCGACATCGGAGAGGGCGATCTCCAGTCCCCGGCGGCTGCGCTGCGGATCTCCCTGGCCGATCGCCGCGGCGCTCTGCTGGGTGAAGGAGCGGATGTTGTCGAGGGCGTTGAGGACCCGCAGGAAAGCGGCGATGGCCTCGACCTCGGAAGTGTCGAGGGTGATCTTCAGGCCGCTGGCGAGGAAGAACGCGTCGGTGGCATAGAAGTCGACCGCCCCTTCGAGGGTCTGGACGGCGTTGTTGTGGAAGTAGGGAGCGGTGTCCGCCGACTCGACTAGCGAGGTGGTGTTGAACTCGCAGTTGCCGATGCCGCTGTCGACGCACAGGAAGGTAGTCTCTTTGCCGAAGCCGCCGTCCGGTGGGTTGTTGTCACCATCGACGATGTCCGCCGGCTCCGAAGCCAGCTTCTCGACGCCGGTGTCGTGGTTCTCGTTGAAGCCACTGAAGAGGGCGTTGGCGCCGCCATTGAGGTGGCAGTCGTTGCAGGCCGTGTCGGCCTTCAGATAGAGCTGCTTGCCGTGGGCCACCAGGGGGCTGCTGAAGGTGAGCTTCGAAAGGTCCGGGTCCTCGCTGCGACCCAGGCTGAGCAGGAATGCCGCCATGGCGTCGAGCTCGACGTCGTTGGGCAGGCGGAAGTCGTTGGGGGCGATGCGCCGCAGGGTCTTCGGGTAGTGCTGGATGACGGCGCCGACGGCGAACAGGCGCAGCGAGCCATCGCCCGGCGAGCCGTCACAGCCCCAGCCGAGGGCGTGGTCCTTGTTGGTGCAATCGTCGCCCGGATCGATCGATCGGCTGAGGCCGAGGAGGTGGGGCACGCTGCGCAGCGTGTAGCGATTCGCCAGGTCGCGGCGGCCGTCCGGATTCTGCAGGATCAGCGCCAGCTCGCGCATCAGCTTCGGCTTCTCGAAGTTCTCCGCCAGCTCGGCGATGTGCTCGGCGGCGAACAGCGGATCGTCGTCCGGCAGGGTGCTGATGAAGTAGGGATCGAGGGTGTAGTTGTTCTCCGCCGGGTGGCAGGTGCCGCAGGTGCGGCCGTTGCCGGCGAAGGTTTCCTCGAAGAAGACCTCTTCGCCGCGGGCGATGAGATCGACGGCCGGGTCCTTGGCGACGGTGGCGAAGGCCGGCCGCGGTCCCCAGGAGGTCAGCCCGGCCGGGCGTAGCGCGGAAACCGACGGTCCGCCGCGGCGGCTGCGCTCGAGGCGCTGGAAAAGACTCGGTGCGGCGGCAATGCGGGTGCCTTCGACCGGGGAGCGATCGGGGTCGGTCACCGCCACCAGATCGATCTCGAAGTGGTCGAAAAAGGCGCTGCCGAGGTCTGCCGAAAGTCTGCCGTCGGGGCGCAGCCGTCCGAGTCGCAGCAGACGATCCTCGGGCTCGGCGGCGAGGGTGCCGTGGCGTCCGTCGTGGTTGTCGACCAGCCAGACGTCCCCCGGCGAGCCGGTCCCGGCCGCCGCCATCGACTCCGAGAGGTCGACATCGAGGCGCCCCGTCCGGTGGTCGATGGTGACGTTGCCGCGCAGCGCCGAGGGCTGCTGCGAGATGCCCTCGATCTCTCCCAGGCGCAGCTGCCAGCGCTCGGCCTGAACCTGTTCGGCTTGCCAGCGGGTGAAGGCCTTCTCGAGATGACCCGGCTCACCGGCGGTCGGTGCGTTCACCGGCGGAGCCTGGAAGAACAAGACTCCGAGCGGCGCAAAGGCCGCGATCATGACGCAGAGGAGGACGATTCGAGAGTTGCCGCCGGCGGGGGCGGCCCGGCCCTGCGAACCTCGCGACGGGGTGACTCTGGAATCTGCAGCGGCGCTCATGCCCGCCGATGCTAGCGACGGTCCGACCGCGAAACTTCTCTCATCCTGTCGAGATCGGCAATCTCGATGCTAGTCAGCGGAAGAGATTGGAGAGGATCTCCTTACCGCCGACCAGGGTGCCGAGGAAGCTTCCCATACCGGAAAGCAGAAAGGTCAGCAGGATGCGCAGTAATTTGTTGCCCCACCAGCGTCCGACGCGAGTGAAGTCGTCACCCACGGACTTGAATTCCCGCACCAGGGGCGGCCGAAAGTAGGCCTGGACGAAGGCCACCACATAGGCGGCGCCGATGAGTGGCGACAGGCTGGTGATGGGGGCCGAGACGAAGGCGGCGAGGATCGCCAGTGGGTGAGCCAGGGCGATGGCGGCGCCGATGGCGCACGGAATGCCGTTGGCGAGCACCCAATAGACGATGTTGTCGCCAGCGGCGGCACCGCCCTGGTCCCAGCCGATGTAGACGATGGCGCCGACGATCAGCACCGGAATCGCCCAGCCGACCCACTTCCAGATCGGCGACACCGGTGGGATCTCCTCGATCGGGGCCAGCTCGGTGGTCTCGCCGCGGTTCAGGATGTCGACGATGCCGGCGACGTGGCCGGCGCCGACCACCGCCACCACGCGGTCGCCATCGGCCTGGCGAATCTTCTCCGCCAGGTAGGCGTCGCGCTCGTCGATCAGGACCTCCTTGAGGGCCGGCATGGCCTCGCCGAGCTCGTTCATCATCTCGTTGAGGACATCCTTCTGGCGGATCTCGCGTAGCTGCTCCTCGGAAATCTCCGAGTCCTCCATGATGCCGGCCATCACCGACGCCATCAGCCAGAACTTCTTGAAGAAGCCGATCCGGCGCCAGGCCCGCCGCAGGGTGATGCGGATGTCGCGGTCGCAGAGCGAGATCGGAATACCGTCCTCGTCGGCGGCCTTGGTGGCCTCGAGGAGCTCGGTGCCCGGCGTCACGCCGAGCTGGCCGCCGAGCTTCTTCTGGTAGGCGCCGAGGAGCAGGTTGACCAGCAGCGTGCTGAGCTGTTTGTTGCGGATCACCTGCTTGATGTCGAGGCTTTCCCAGCGGCTCTCCTGGGAGAGGGCCTGGTAGCGCCGCTCGTCGAGCTCGACGCACACGCGGTCCGGCTGCTCGTCGCGGATCACCAGGCGCACCAGGTCCGCCGACTCCTGCGAGATATGGGCGGTGCCGACGAGCACGATCTCGCGGCCATCGAGATCGAGACGGTGGATGTCCTGGTGAGTTTCTGCGCTCATCGAGTCGGCTCGTGGGTCGTGAGGGCGGCGCGCTGGGGCCGCCTCGAGAGGGGGCATTGCCGGCCAGGGGACGCTGTCCGTCCCGGGATAGTAGAGCGGCCCGTCGTCCTCCGCAAGGGGGGTGGCGTGCTAGAGTTTTGGAGCTTTATGTTCGCCACGCAAGATCTTGCCTGCCGCTGAGCCCCGGCGCCGAACCTGACCCTGCGGGTCAGCGCTCCGCCGGAGGCTCCTGCGATCACCGCCGGTGATCGCTTCCGAGCTCGTCTCTCGACCGTCGAGAACAGAAGGATTGTGCGCAACGCGCCTGGAATCGAGGCCAAGAGCCAGGTTCCGGGTTGGCTGCAGGAGATCGGAGCGTGTTGGCAAGCGACTTGGGTTGGAACCAGACTTTTCAGGAACATTTCGAAAACTATCTTGACCGCGGTCTCGAGGCCGGTCGGGTCCTCACCGAGAACCGCGAGGTCTACCGGCTGTGGAGTGGTCGTGGTGAGCGCACGGCGGAGCTCGCCGGCCGTCTGCGCTACCTCGCCGAAGGGCCCGAAGACCTGCCGGCGGTGGGCGACTGGGTGGCCTTCGAGGGCTTCGACGAAGACCGCGCCATCATCCATGGCCTGTTGCCGCGCCGCAGCCGGCTGCTGCGCCGGGCGGCCGGCCGGCGCAGCGACGTCCAGGTGGTGGCGGCCAACGTCGACACCGTCTGGGTGGTGTCGTCCCTCAATCGCGACCTCAGCGAGCGTCGCCTCGAGCGTTACCTCGAGGTGGTCGCCGAAGGCCGTTGCCGGCCGGCGATCGTGCTGTCGAAAGCGGATCTGGTGGGCCATCCCGAGGCTCACCGGGAACGCTTGGCGGCGCGCTTCGACGGGGTTCCGATCCACGTCGTCAGCAGCCTTCGAGGGCAGGGCCTTACGGATCTCGAGGGAGACCTCGAGGCCGGCCAAACGGTGGCCCTGCTGGGTTCCTCGGGGGTTGGCAAGTCGACCCTGATCAACCACTTCTCGGAGGTCCAGCAGGCGGTGCGGGAAATCCGCCAGCAGGACGATCGCGGCCGCCACACCACCACCGGTCGCAGCCTGCTGCCGAGCCGCCTCGGCGGCTGGATGCTCGACACTCCCGGCATGCGAGAGCTCGGACTGGTGGCGGGGCAGCTCGGGTCGGCCGGCACCTTCGAAGACATCGACGCCCTGGCGCGCCAGTGCCGCTTTCGCGATTGCCGCCACGACGGCGAGCCGGGCTGTGCCGTGGCCGCCGCCGTCGAGCACGGCGACCTCGACGAAGCGCGCCTCGCCAGCCTCGACAAGCTGCAGCGGGAGGAAGAGTTCCAACGCCTGCGTGAGGCCGGCAAGGGGGCCCTCGCCGAGAAGCAGAAGTGGCTCGCCCATCGCATCAAGGCGGCCAAGGCGGACAAGAAGTCGCGTCTGGAGTGATCGCCCGGAGCATCGCCGCGGGGTCGTTGGTCTTGCCGGCCCCGCGGTGGCGCGCTGGTTTCGAGATCGAGCCGTGGGCCGCATCCATCCGCGCTGGCGTGCGAATATTCAGGGCATGAGCGCTCCCCTGTCCGCCTCTCGGGTTCTCGTCGTCGGTGCCGGCCTGGGCGGAATCTCCGCTGCCGTCTCGCTCGCCCAGGAGGGCTATGGCGTCACCCTGGTCGACAAGAACGACTGGCTCGGCGGCAAGCTCAGTGAGCTGCGTACCGATGGCTACGTCTTCGACCTCGGGCCCTCGATCCTGACCTTGCCGCAGTTCTTCGAGCGCCTTTTCGAGCGCTCCGGAAAGCGGATGGCGGACTACATCCCGATCGTCCCGGTGCGGCCCCACTGGCGCTGCTTCTTCGAGGATGGCGTCACCGTCGACCTGCACCCGGAGCGCCAGGCGATGGAGGCGGAGCTGCGCAAGGTCGGTGAGCCGGCCGAGACCTTCTGGCGTTTTCTCGACTATTCGGCGGGCCTCTACGACCTCACCGCCGAAGGTTATTTCGAGCAGGGGCTCGACTCGGCGGCGGACTTTCGCGAGTTCTACGGTCTGCTGAGGTTTCCGGGCTTCGACCTGCTGCGCAGCATGCATCAGGGCGTGCGGCGCCACCTCCGGACCCGCAAGATGCGGGACATCATGGATTTCTTCATCAAGTATGTCGGCTCCTCGGCATTGCGCGCGCCGGCATTCATGAACGCGATGCCGACCATCCAGTTCCGCTACGACCTCTGGTATGCCGAGGGCGGCATGTACAACATCGCCCGCGGTCTCGGCCGATTGCTCGACGAGCTCGGGGTCGAGGTTCGCCTGGGAGTCGATGTCGAGCGCCTCGAGAAGGCCGGCGGGCGGGTGACCGGCGCCCTGACGCGCAGCGGTGAGCGCCTGGCGGCGGACATCGTGGTCTCCAATCTGGAGGTGGTGCCGACCTATCGCCACCTGCTGGGGGAGGGGCCGGAGTTCCTGCGTGGCCTGCGTCGCCTAGAGCCGTCGTGCTCCGGCCTGGTGATCGATCTCGGCCTCGACCGGCGCTACTCGCAGCTTGCCCACCACAACTTCTTCTTCTCCCGCGACCAGGCCAAGCATTTCAAGACCGTCTTCCGGAAAAAGCAGCTACCCGCCGATCCGACCATCTATCTGGTCGCCGCGGCGCGCAGCGACGATTCGGTGGCGCCGCCGGGCTGTGACAGCCTCAAGATCCTGCCGCACATTCCGCACCTCGACGCCGAGCGCTCCCTGTCGCGAGACGACTACCTGGCCTATAAGGACGTCATTCTCGAAAAGCTCGAGCGCATGGGGCTCGAGGACCTGCGCCGTCACGTCGTCGTCGAGCACGTCTTGACTCCCCTCGACATCGAAGAGCGCTATCGCTCGAATCGAGGCTCCATCTATGGGGTGGTCGCCGACCGCTTCAAGAACCTCGGCTTCAAGGCGCCGAAACAGAGCGAGCGCTACGAGAACCTGTTCTTCGTCGGCGGCTCGGTGAACCCCGGCGGCGGCATGCCGATGGTGACCCTGTGCGGCCAGAACGTCGCCCGCAAGGTGGTCGAGTTCGACCAGCAGTAGGCGGTTCGCAGCCGTCCTGCCCGGGCCGCGACCTCAGCGCAGCTCAAGGGCCATGGTGGCGTCGCCGGTGAGGTCGAAACGCGCCGCGGACCAGGACGGCGGTCCGAAGCTGCCGCGAGCATCGTTCGAGAAGCCGTAGGGCTCGCTGGGGATGCCGAAGGCGCCGCGATCGAGCTCGTCATCGCGGTCGACGTCGAGGTAGACCTTGATCCCATAGGCGCCCGGAGGGAGCTCCACGCTCCACTCGGCGGTCGGTCCCTCGACCTCCCTGCGGAAGGCGCGGTGCGGCGGCCCGGAGCCTTCGAAGCTGGCCGCATCGGCGTAGATCGCCACCACCAGCCGCCCGCGCTCTTGCTGCCAGCCGGCGAAGCGCAGGTGCAGCTCCAGCGTGGAGTCGGTGGCGGCGCCGGCGGCTGGCTCCGGCACCGGTGCGGTGGCGCAGCCCAAG
This window contains:
- the rsgA gene encoding ribosome small subunit-dependent GTPase A, coding for MLASDLGWNQTFQEHFENYLDRGLEAGRVLTENREVYRLWSGRGERTAELAGRLRYLAEGPEDLPAVGDWVAFEGFDEDRAIIHGLLPRRSRLLRRAAGRRSDVQVVAANVDTVWVVSSLNRDLSERRLERYLEVVAEGRCRPAIVLSKADLVGHPEAHRERLAARFDGVPIHVVSSLRGQGLTDLEGDLEAGQTVALLGSSGVGKSTLINHFSEVQQAVREIRQQDDRGRHTTTGRSLLPSRLGGWMLDTPGMRELGLVAGQLGSAGTFEDIDALARQCRFRDCRHDGEPGCAVAAAVEHGDLDEARLASLDKLQREEEFQRLREAGKGALAEKQKWLAHRIKAAKADKKSRLE
- a CDS encoding AraC family transcriptional regulator, whose amino-acid sequence is MDRDSSGTHNDGIEHSSSAWRGDTEDSYRRATERVIETMHERLYESFSLDEMAEVGIMSSYHFVRVFRQLTGIPPAQFFWALRLQEAKRLLLTTQQSVTDICFEVGYNSLGTFTRRFTELVGVPPRRFRSLAEGAGAEMANQLRNYLMEQLEPADDSAVHGFFDVPDDFSGVAFVGLFPKPIPQGSPLACSISQTALGFGITQRLEDGQYFVCSAAFDLGASQESFLLGQDALRAENIKCGLKVENGSVSQPVKLQMRRSLVTDPPILMAFPPLVADYLQASGAA
- a CDS encoding DUF2141 domain-containing protein, which gives rise to MNLGLLATFAGSLALALGCATAPVPEPAAGAATDSTLELHLRFAGWQQERGRLVVAIYADAASFEGSGPPHRAFRREVEGPTAEWSVELPPGAYGIKVYLDVDRDDELDRGAFGIPSEPYGFSNDARGSFGPPSWSAARFDLTGDATMALELR
- a CDS encoding response regulator transcription factor — protein: MNPVRLFLVHENPLHREALSRSLEAHAEVELIGSLSRSQVANERLRRDGVDLVLVDASIEQEAALEVTRNLRRRFPGLRLLPLGLEGGADVVRFIEAGANGYLLQDASLAELIRTAVDVYRGRPPCSSRVADMVRLRIVELSRSAPRLRAPTVALTKRENEILEQVADGLGNQEIALELGIALATVKNHVHRILDKLGARSRREAVRVAFENGLLKGVARLRPRRRPPAS
- a CDS encoding TraB/GumN family protein; protein product: MSAETHQDIHRLDLDGREIVLVGTAHISQESADLVRLVIRDEQPDRVCVELDERRYQALSQESRWESLDIKQVIRNKQLSTLLVNLLLGAYQKKLGGQLGVTPGTELLEATKAADEDGIPISLCDRDIRITLRRAWRRIGFFKKFWLMASVMAGIMEDSEISEEQLREIRQKDVLNEMMNELGEAMPALKEVLIDERDAYLAEKIRQADGDRVVAVVGAGHVAGIVDILNRGETTELAPIEEIPPVSPIWKWVGWAIPVLIVGAIVYIGWDQGGAAAGDNIVYWVLANGIPCAIGAAIALAHPLAILAAFVSAPITSLSPLIGAAYVVAFVQAYFRPPLVREFKSVGDDFTRVGRWWGNKLLRILLTFLLSGMGSFLGTLVGGKEILSNLFR
- the crtI gene encoding phytoene desaturase family protein, with protein sequence MSAPLSASRVLVVGAGLGGISAAVSLAQEGYGVTLVDKNDWLGGKLSELRTDGYVFDLGPSILTLPQFFERLFERSGKRMADYIPIVPVRPHWRCFFEDGVTVDLHPERQAMEAELRKVGEPAETFWRFLDYSAGLYDLTAEGYFEQGLDSAADFREFYGLLRFPGFDLLRSMHQGVRRHLRTRKMRDIMDFFIKYVGSSALRAPAFMNAMPTIQFRYDLWYAEGGMYNIARGLGRLLDELGVEVRLGVDVERLEKAGGRVTGALTRSGERLAADIVVSNLEVVPTYRHLLGEGPEFLRGLRRLEPSCSGLVIDLGLDRRYSQLAHHNFFFSRDQAKHFKTVFRKKQLPADPTIYLVAAARSDDSVAPPGCDSLKILPHIPHLDAERSLSRDDYLAYKDVILEKLERMGLEDLRRHVVVEHVLTPLDIEERYRSNRGSIYGVVADRFKNLGFKAPKQSERYENLFFVGGSVNPGGGMPMVTLCGQNVARKVVEFDQQ
- a CDS encoding response regulator transcription factor, producing the protein MSTDTRLLLAGGTAVFRECLVSLLADEKRYREVDQVADLAAARQRIEDEACPDLLLADLGQAQDETFDELVLLTQDHPTLTVLAIGLPESEDFILRCVDAGTHGWVLKDASFAELIKAIDMALRGETFCSPYVANIMFGQLADLVREQRRKERLEALTLTPREMEVLELIADGLSNKEIAARLYLSPFTIKNHVHRVLEKLEATDRAEAVRKAQLKRWLRPRLRRTALRI